In the Engraulis encrasicolus isolate BLACKSEA-1 chromosome 9, IST_EnEncr_1.0, whole genome shotgun sequence genome, one interval contains:
- the LOC134455956 gene encoding circumsporozoite protein-like isoform X2, with product MRHGTLVDRSCTLQRTCSIHVEASGTSCIMIMRTRQNQPCPDPEPVSARGGAAARARGRCGAAAGGGGPGASAGAQRRAGGGTAAPPAAGARQRLQPRHHHHPRQPALRTDPEPVSARGGAAARARGRCGAAAGGGGPGASAGAQRRAGGGTAAPPAAGARQRLQPRHHHHPWQPALRTGLRCVIRHRRDETLTVDLPTSQAHQGTTSLSGVDLPEFI from the exons ATGCGCCATGGAACACTTGTGGATCGAAGTTGCACGCTGCAACGAACTTGCAGCATTCATGTAGAAGCATCTGGGACATCATGCATCATGATCATGAGGACGCGACAAAATCAACCTTGCCCAG ATCCTGAACCTGTCTCTGCACGAGGCGGAGCAGCAGCGCGTGCGCGAGGCCGCTGCGGAGCGGCAGCGGGAGGCGGAGGGCCGGGAGCGTCTGCGGGCGCTCAACGCCGCGCAGGAGGAGGTACTGCAGCTCCACCAGCTGCTGGAGCCCGCCAACGCCTTCAACCACGCCACCATCATCACCCGCGGCAACCAGCTCTGCGCACAG ATCCTGAACCTGTCTCTGCACGAGGCGGAGCAGCAGCGCGTGCGCGAGGCCGCTGCGGAGCGGCAGCGGGAGGTGGAGGGCCGGGAGCGTCTGCGGGCGCTCAACGCCGCGCAGGAGGAGGTACTGCAGCTCCACCAGCTGCTGGAGCCCGCCAACGCCTTCAACCACGCCACCATCATCACCCGTGGCAACCAGCTCTGCGCACAGGTCTCCGCTGTGTTATACGCCACAGAAGAG ATGAGACCTTGACAGTGGATTTGCCAACCTCCCAGGCACACCAG GGTACAACCTCACTCTCTGGTGTAGACTTGCCTGAGTTTATCTGA
- the LOC134455956 gene encoding mRNA export factor GLE1-like isoform X5 — MYSVYIVFYSFVLCFPAEQILNLSLHEAEQQRVREAAAERQREAEGRERLRALNAAQEEVLQLHQLLEPANAFNHATIITRGNQLCAQILNLSLHEAEQQRVREAAAERQREVEGRERLRALNAAQEEVLQLHQLLEPANAFNHATIITRGNQLCAQVSAVLYATEEVSCRHVPERLYGYYERQSSRLFLGGTVH, encoded by the exons ATGTATTCTGTGTACATTGTTTTCTATTCTTTTGTACTTTGTTTCCCTGCTGAGCAGATCCTGAACCTGTCTCTGCACGAGGCGGAGCAGCAGCGCGTGCGCGAGGCCGCTGCGGAGCGGCAGCGGGAGGCGGAGGGCCGGGAGCGTCTGCGGGCGCTCAACGCCGCGCAGGAGGAGGTACTGCAGCTCCACCAGCTGCTGGAGCCCGCCAACGCCTTCAACCACGCCACCATCATCACCCGCGGCAACCAGCTCTGCGCACAG ATCCTGAACCTGTCTCTGCACGAGGCGGAGCAGCAGCGCGTGCGCGAGGCCGCTGCGGAGCGGCAGCGGGAGGTGGAGGGCCGGGAGCGTCTGCGGGCGCTCAACGCCGCGCAGGAGGAGGTACTGCAGCTCCACCAGCTGCTGGAGCCCGCCAACGCCTTCAACCACGCCACCATCATCACCCGTGGCAACCAGCTCTGCGCACAGGTCTCCGCTGTGTTATACGCCACAGAAGAGGTCAGTTGCAGACATGTACCAGAGAGGCTTtatgggtattacgagagacaaaGCTCCCGactttttctgggtggtactgtccactaa
- the LOC134455956 gene encoding uncharacterized protein LOC134455956 isoform X3 → MRHGTLVDRSCTLQRTCSIHVEASGTSCIMIMRTRQNQPCPDPEPVSARGGAAARARGRCGAAAGGGGPGASAGAQRRAGGGTAAPPAAGARQRLQPRHHHHPRQPALRTGLCCVVHHRYVQCGILTFCGIKILNLSLHEAEQQRVREAAAERQREVEGRERLRALNAAQEEVLQLHQLLEPANAFNHATIITRGNQLCAQVSAVLYATEEMRP, encoded by the exons ATGCGCCATGGAACACTTGTGGATCGAAGTTGCACGCTGCAACGAACTTGCAGCATTCATGTAGAAGCATCTGGGACATCATGCATCATGATCATGAGGACGCGACAAAATCAACCTTGCCCAG ATCCTGAACCTGTCTCTGCACGAGGCGGAGCAGCAGCGCGTGCGCGAGGCCGCTGCGGAGCGGCAGCGGGAGGCGGAGGGCCGGGAGCGTCTGCGGGCGCTCAACGCCGCGCAGGAGGAGGTACTGCAGCTCCACCAGCTGCTGGAGCCCGCCAACGCCTTCAACCACGCCACCATCATCACCCGCGGCAACCAGCTCTGCGCACAGGTCTCTGCTGTGTTGTGCACCACAGATATGTACAGTGTGGGATATTGACCTTCTGTGGAATTAAA ATCCTGAACCTGTCTCTGCACGAGGCGGAGCAGCAGCGCGTGCGCGAGGCCGCTGCGGAGCGGCAGCGGGAGGTGGAGGGCCGGGAGCGTCTGCGGGCGCTCAACGCCGCGCAGGAGGAGGTACTGCAGCTCCACCAGCTGCTGGAGCCCGCCAACGCCTTCAACCACGCCACCATCATCACCCGTGGCAACCAGCTCTGCGCACAGGTCTCCGCTGTGTTATACGCCACAGAAGAG ATGAGACCTTGA
- the LOC134455956 gene encoding uncharacterized protein LOC134455956 isoform X1 — protein sequence MRHGTLVDRSCTLQRTCSIHVEASGTSCIMIMRTRQNQPCPDPEPVSARGGAAARARGRCGAAAGGGGPGASAGAQRRAGGGTAAPPAAGARQRLQPRHHHHPRQPALRTGLCCVVHHRYVQCGILTFCGIKILNLSLHEAEQQRVREAAAERQREVEGRERLRALNAAQEEVLQLHQLLEPANAFNHATIITRGNQLCAQVSAVLYATEEVSCRHVPERLYGYYERQSSRLFLGGTVH from the exons ATGCGCCATGGAACACTTGTGGATCGAAGTTGCACGCTGCAACGAACTTGCAGCATTCATGTAGAAGCATCTGGGACATCATGCATCATGATCATGAGGACGCGACAAAATCAACCTTGCCCAG ATCCTGAACCTGTCTCTGCACGAGGCGGAGCAGCAGCGCGTGCGCGAGGCCGCTGCGGAGCGGCAGCGGGAGGCGGAGGGCCGGGAGCGTCTGCGGGCGCTCAACGCCGCGCAGGAGGAGGTACTGCAGCTCCACCAGCTGCTGGAGCCCGCCAACGCCTTCAACCACGCCACCATCATCACCCGCGGCAACCAGCTCTGCGCACAGGTCTCTGCTGTGTTGTGCACCACAGATATGTACAGTGTGGGATATTGACCTTCTGTGGAATTAAA ATCCTGAACCTGTCTCTGCACGAGGCGGAGCAGCAGCGCGTGCGCGAGGCCGCTGCGGAGCGGCAGCGGGAGGTGGAGGGCCGGGAGCGTCTGCGGGCGCTCAACGCCGCGCAGGAGGAGGTACTGCAGCTCCACCAGCTGCTGGAGCCCGCCAACGCCTTCAACCACGCCACCATCATCACCCGTGGCAACCAGCTCTGCGCACAGGTCTCCGCTGTGTTATACGCCACAGAAGAGGTCAGTTGCAGACATGTACCAGAGAGGCTTtatgggtattacgagagacaaaGCTCCCGactttttctgggtggtactgtccactaa
- the LOC134455956 gene encoding uncharacterized protein LOC134455956 isoform X4, with the protein MCLNPEPVSARGGAAARARGRCGAAAGGGGPGASAGAQRRAGGGTAAPPAAGARQRLQPRHHHHPRQPALRTGLCCVVHHRYVQCGILTFCGIKILNLSLHEAEQQRVREAAAERQREVEGRERLRALNAAQEEVLQLHQLLEPANAFNHATIITRGNQLCAQVSAVLYATEEVSCRHVPERLYGYYERQSSRLFLGGTVH; encoded by the exons atgtgTTTAA ATCCTGAACCTGTCTCTGCACGAGGCGGAGCAGCAGCGCGTGCGCGAGGCCGCTGCGGAGCGGCAGCGGGAGGCGGAGGGCCGGGAGCGTCTGCGGGCGCTCAACGCCGCGCAGGAGGAGGTACTGCAGCTCCACCAGCTGCTGGAGCCCGCCAACGCCTTCAACCACGCCACCATCATCACCCGCGGCAACCAGCTCTGCGCACAGGTCTCTGCTGTGTTGTGCACCACAGATATGTACAGTGTGGGATATTGACCTTCTGTGGAATTAAA ATCCTGAACCTGTCTCTGCACGAGGCGGAGCAGCAGCGCGTGCGCGAGGCCGCTGCGGAGCGGCAGCGGGAGGTGGAGGGCCGGGAGCGTCTGCGGGCGCTCAACGCCGCGCAGGAGGAGGTACTGCAGCTCCACCAGCTGCTGGAGCCCGCCAACGCCTTCAACCACGCCACCATCATCACCCGTGGCAACCAGCTCTGCGCACAGGTCTCCGCTGTGTTATACGCCACAGAAGAGGTCAGTTGCAGACATGTACCAGAGAGGCTTtatgggtattacgagagacaaaGCTCCCGactttttctgggtggtactgtccactaa